CATGATGAGGGCGATCCCGAACGCGATGTTGCGGACGCCGTTGAACACGTTGAACACACGGTCGAGGAACTTCTTCTGGTCGTCGACCTTGCGCACGCCGGGCTTGCCCGAGTACTCCGCGATGATCGCGGCGCTGCGGTCCGGGTCCTTCAGCTTCACCTGCAGCGACGCCGGCAGCGCCTCCGGTCCGGTGAGCTCCAGCAGCTCGGGCTGGCTCGCGAAGATCTTCTTGAACCGCTCGTAGGCCGCGTCGCGGTTCTCGTAGACCACGGACTCGACGCCGGGGTTGTTCTGCAGCGACTCGCGTAGCTGGCTGCACAGCGGCTGCGAGCAGTTCTTGTCATTGGCGCTGATGTCCTCGACGAGACTGACCTGGACCTCGACCTCGGCGAGGAAGTTCGCCTTCATCTTGTCGATCGTCCGCACGGCCAGGAGGCCACCGCCGAGCATGGCGAGGGAGACCGCCGTGGTGAGGATCATCGCGATGGTCATCGTGACGTTCCGGCGCAAACCGGTGAGGACCTCGCTGAAGACGAAACTGGCACGCATCGCAGGTGTCTGTCCCTTGTTGGGTCGGGGCTGTCGGGGAAGGCGGGCGGCGGGTCGCTCAGCGACCGATGCCGTACACCCCACGGGCGTCGTCGCGGATCACGCGGCCGAGCTGCAGCTCGACGACCCGGCGCCGCATCGAGTCCACGATGGAGTGGTCGTGGGTGGCCATCAGCACGGTCGTACCCGTGCGGTTGATGCGCTCCAGCAGCAGCATGATGTCCTGGCTCGTGTCGGGGTCCAGGTTCCCGGTCGGCTCGTCGGCCAGCAGCACCAGCGGCCGGTTCACGAACGCGCGCGCGATCGCCACACGCTGCTGCTCGCCACCGGAGAGCTCGTTGGGCAGCCGGTCGGCCTTGCCCTCCAGGCCCACGAGCTCCAGCACCTCCGGCACGACCTTCTTGATGGTCAGGCGCGGCTTGCCGATCACCTCGAGCGCGAACGCCACGTTCTCGGCCACCGTCTTGTTGGCCAGCAGCCGGAAGTCCTGGAAGACGCAGCCGATCGTCTGGCGCAGGCGGGGGACCCTGCGCCGCGCGAGCTTGGCGACGTCGAAGTTGGACACCATCACGCGGCCCTTGCTCGGGACCTCTTCGCGCAGCAGCAGACGCAGGAACGTCGACTTCCCGGAACCCGAAGGGCCGATGAGGAAGACGAACTCACCCTTGTCGATCTCGACCGACACCCGTTCGAGGGCAGGACGGGTCGAGGTCTTGTAGACCTTGGAAACCTCTTCGAGCCGGATCACGGTTCGGCATACTACCCATGGGCCTCGTTAAGCCCGGGTTGCCCGTGCCCCCGAAACGAGCAAGGGACCCCTGCCGTCGCCAAGCGTGGCATTTGCCGCGCCGGACGGTAGCGGAAGTCCCTTGCCCCGGAATCGGTTCCGGGTGTCGACAGTGGATCCCGTCGCCTGTTCTGGATCAGGCGACAGTGGACTCCAGGCAGCCGCGCGGTTACGCGACGGCGGCCTGCTTGCGCCAGCGGATGCCGGCCTCGAGGAAGCCGTCGATCTCGCCGTCGAGCACGGCGCTCGGGTTGCCGACCTCGAAGTCGGTGCGCAGGTCCTTGACCATCTGGTACGGGTGCAGCACGTAAGAGCGCATCTGGTTGCCCCAGCTGGAGCCGCCGTCCTTGAGGGCGTCCATTTCGGCCCGCTCCTCTTCCTTCTTGCGCAGCATCAGCCGCGCCTGCAGGACCTTCAGCGCCGCGGCCTTGTTCTGCAGCTGCGACTTCTCGTTCTGGCAGGAGACGACGATGCCGGTCGGCAGGTGCGTGATGCGCACCGCGGAGTCGGTGGTGTTCACGCTCTGTCCACCGGGGCCCGACGAGCGGTACACGTCGACGCGGATGTCCTTCTCCGCGATGTCGACGTGGTCGACTTCCTCGACCTCCGGCAGCACCTCGACGTGGGCGAAGGACGTCTGGCGGCGGCTCTGGTTGTCGAACGGCGAGATCCGCACCAGGCGGTGGGTGCCCTGCTCGACCGAGAGGGTGCCGTAGACGTAGGGGGCGCTCACCTTGAACGTCGCGGACTTGATGCCCGCCTCTTCGGCGTAGGAGATGTCGTAGACGTCGGTGGGGTAGCCGTGGCGCTCAGCCCAGCGCAGGTACATGCGCAGCAGCATCTCGGCCCAGTCGGCCGCGTCGACGCCGCCGGCTTCCGCGCGGATGGTGACGACGGCGTTGCGGTCGTCGTACTCACCGGACAGCAGCGTGCGGACCTCGAGCGCGTCGACGTCCTTGCCGAGGTCGGTGAGGTCGCCCTCCGCCTCCTGCATGCTGCCGGGGTCGCCCTCGGCCTCGGCCAGCTCGTAGAGCACGCCCAGGTCGTCGAGGCGCGACCGCAGGTCGGACACGCGGCGCAGCTCGCTCTGGCGGTGCGAGAGCTGGCTGGTGACCTTCTGCGCCTCCTCCGGGTTGTCCCAGAGGGTGGGGCTGGAGGCCTGGCTCTCGAGCTCCGCGACCTGCGCACGCAGCGCATCGAGGTCCATCACCGACTCGATCTGCGTCAGCTTGCCGGTCAGGTCCTTGAGGGCCGCATCGAACTCATCACTCACGTTTACCAAGGTTACGGCAAAACCCACGACCGGTTGCGAACCGGTCGTGGGCTGTGGCGTGGGTCAGGCCGACGGGATGGCGTCGAGCAGCTTCAGGGCGGCCTTGGCCTGCGCCTGAGCGAACTCGGCGACGGCCTTGGCGTAGGGGCCGTCGGCCGCCTTGGTGGCCGCCTTGGCCTCGTCGAGCTGCACCTGGTAGGTGCCGCGGGCGGTCTCGAGCAGAGCGGTGCGCTGCTTCGCCGTGAGCGAACCGGCGTGCACGAGCCGCAGGATGAGCGGGCTGCGCAGGTGGTCGGGACCGGCCTCGGACGTGAGCCACGTCTTGAAGGCCTTCTTGCCGGCCGCGGTCAGCACGTACTGCTGGCTCGAGCGCGGACCCTGCTTGCCCAGCCGGACGAGGCCCTCCTTGGACAACGCCGGGAGCTCGCGGTAGACCTGGCTGCGGGTGACACTGAAGAAGGCGCCGAAGCGCTCGTCGGCTCCCGCGACCAGCTGCCCGCCCGTGGCGGGACCGTCGTGGAGGAGACCGAGCAGAGCGGCGGCTGTTGCATTCAATTCGGACACACCTCTACGTTCCCACTTCTTCGGCGGTATGTCCACAGTGGTCTCGGGATCTGTCCATTGTGGCTAGTGTTATCCCCTCGTTCGGCCCAATCCGGAGGCAGGTCCACTGTGGACCTGGACACGCTCCGCAACCGCGAGGGCCTCCCGTACGACGCAAAACGACCAAGGGCTCCGAGCGCAACCACCACCCGAGCGAACCAGCAGGTCAGGACACGAAAAAGCCCGGTCTGCGCTATGCGCAAACCGGGCTTTTCGACAGTAGCGGGGACAGGATTTGAACCTGCGACCTCTGGGTTATGAGCCCAGCGAGCTACCGAGCTGCTCCACCCCGCGTCGTTGTGTTCATAAGATTACACGGGGGGTTAAGTGGTTTTCAGGCACCCCCACTTAAGGACTTTGCGGTGCCTCCACCTGCGGTGATGACCCGTCGAGCCACTGGCGGACGCCGGCGAGCACGATGGCCAGCCCGTCGGAAAATCCGGCTTCGGGGTCGGCCAGCACGGCCGCGCCCGCGTCTTCCGGTCCGTAGCGCTCGTCGCGTTGACCGCGGACCGGATACACGGCCTGCTCTTCGATGGTGAAGCCGATCACGAAGCTGTAAACGGCGAAGTGCGCCCGGGCGGCGCGCACCGGGTCGAGCCCCGCGTCGATCCGCTCCTGCAGCGGCGGCGGGCCGACCAGGCTCGTGTCGGTGAGGAACGTGCCGGAGAAGACTTTCGCGCCGTCGCGGTAGGTCAGCAGGGCGTCGCGCAAGCTTCTGGCCTGGTGCTCGAGGCGCTGCCAGTCGTCGAGCCCATGCGACGGCACGCGCTCGGCCGCGGCGTCGGCGAGCATCTGCGTGGCCATCTCGTCGAGCAGCTCCTGCTTGTTCTTGACGTGCCAGTAGAGCGCGGGCGCCTTCACGCCGAGGTCGCCGGCGATCAGGCGCAGCGTCAGCCCGTTGAGGCCCACCTCGTTGAGCAGGCGCAGTCCCGAGCGCGCGATGTCCCGCTTGGTCAGGGCCACGGGTTACCTCCTTGACAATTTAACGATGTTAAGGACACCCTGGCGTCGGGTCAATTTAACAACGTTAAGGAGTGGTCATGAACGAGCTGCACGCCGATGTCGTGGTCGCCGGGGCCGGCCCGACGGGCCTGATGCTGGCGGCCGAACTGCGCCTGGCCGGCGTCGACGCCGTGGTGATCGAGCGGCTGTCCGAGCGCACCGGCCTGTCGAAGGCGCTGAACCTGCAGCCCCGCACGGCGGAGATGCTGGACCTGCGCGGACTCCTGCCGAGAGCGGAGGAACGCGCGTTCGCCACCGTCCAGGAGGGACACTTCGCGGCCGTCCCGATCAGCTACGCCGGGTGGGACACGCGGCGCCCGTACCAGCTGGGTATCCCGCAGGCGCAGGTCGAGGAGCTGCTGGAAGAGCGCTTCGCGGAGCTCGGTGGCAAGGTGCTGCGCGGGCACGAGCTGGTGGGGCTGTCGCAGGATGCGGCGGGCGTTCGCGTGGTCACGCCGGAGCTCGTCCTGAGCTGCCGTTACCTGGTGGGCTGCGACGGCGGCCGCAGCACCGTCCGCAAGCTGCTGGACGTGCCCTTCGAAGGCGAGGACGGCGCCGGCTACGGCGTGGTCGCCGACGTCGTCGTCGACCGCATCCCCGACCGCGCGGCCGGCACGTGGACCTCGATGCGCGGGATGGTCCAGTCCGCCGGTGAGACGGGCTTCTGCGGCCTCATCCCGCTCGCCGAGCCGCTCCTGTACCGCCTGACCTTCGGCGACCGCGCCCGGCGGCCCGCGACGTTCGGCTCACCGGTCACGGAGGCCGAGGTGCACACGGCCTTCGCCGCGACCTACGGCCCCGCGGTGATCAAGGAAATCCGCTGGATGTCCCGCTTCTCCGACGCGTCCCGCCTGGCGGCGCACTACCGCGTCGGCCACGTCCTCCTCGCCGGCGACGCCGCCCACATCCACTTCCCAGCCGGCGGCCAGGGCCTCAACCTGGGCGTGCAGGACGCCGCCAACCTGGGCTGGAAGCTCGCCGCGGCCCTCAACGGCTTCGCCGACGTGCTCGACACCTATGAGCCCGAACGCCGCGCCGTCGGTGCCGCCGTGCTCGACAACGTCGCGGCCCAGAACGGCCTCATCCCGCAAACCCGCGCCGGCCGCGCCCTGCGCGCGCTCTTCACCACCCTCGCCGACCTGCCCGAGGTGTCCCACCACCTGTCCGGCCTGGTCTCCGGCCTCGCCGTCCGCTACCCCGCACCCCCACACGCCCACCCCCTCACCGGCGCCCGCCTCGCCGACTTCCGCCTCCCCGACGGGTCCTGGGCCAGCACCCTCTTCCACCGGGGCCACCACGTCCTGCTCACCACCCCGGGCGCCGACCTGTCGGGCCTGCCCCCGGTTCCGGGCCCACTGTCCACAACGGACCTCCCGGCCCTGCCCCTCGCCCCGGCCGCCTTGATCCGCCCGGACGGTTACTTCGCCTGGTTGCCCGTCACCTGACTGCGACCGGCAACGTTCGCAGGCCCCGCAACGTCACCGTCTCCGCCCACTCCGGCTCGCCGGCCAGCCGCAGCCCCGGCGCCCGACGTGCGAGCTCCCGCAAAACCGTCCGCCCCTGCAGCCTCGCCAGCGGAGCGCCCAGGCAGAAGTGAATCCCGCGGCCGAAGGCCAAATACCGTGCCGGCGCGCGGGTGATGTCGAACCGGTCCGGCTCCTCGCACACCCGCGGATCCCGGTTCGCCGCGCCCACCAACACCAGCACCGTCGTCCCCGCCGCCAGCTCCACGCCGCCCAGAGTCGTGTCCGTCAATGTTGTCCGCATCGTCAGTTGAATCGGCGAGTCGTACCGCAGAATCTCCTCGACGGCCCCTTCGGCCAACGCTGCGCCGCGCACCTGATCTCGAGCCAGAGCCGCGTACTGCTCCTGATTCCGCAGCAACGCCAACACTCCGTTGCCGATCAAGTTCGTCGTCGTCTCGTGCCCTGCCACGAGCAACAACGTCAGCGTGACCAGCAACTCCCCTTCATTGAGCCGTTCCCCCTCATCCGACACCGCAACGAGCGCCGACAACAGGTCGTCCGCCGGAGCCCTTCGCCGCTCAGCCGCCAGCTCCCTGAAGTACCCCACGAACTCCCGCCGCGCCCCCGCCGCCGCCTCCGCAACCCCAGGCCCCAGCAAGAACCCGGGCTCCGCCGCCCGCGCCATCGCCCCCGACCACGCCCCGAACCGCTCCCGATCCGCGACCGGCACTCCCAGCAGCTCCGCGATCACCGTCACCGGCAACGGCACCGCCAGCTCCTCCATCAGGTCGCTCTCGCCGGCCTCCACCACCCGCTCGACGAACTCCCCCACCAACTCCTCCACGCGCGGCACCAGCCCCGCCACCGTCCGCGCCGTGAACGCCAACCCCCGCAGCCGCGTGTGATCCGGCGGATTCAAGAACGCGAACGCCCGCACCACGCGCCCTTCCCATCCACCGGCAGATCCGCGTCCCCACCGCCCACCACCTCGGGCTCCGGGTGCCCGAACTCCGCCCCCGTCACCACCCGCTCGGCCTCCCCGAACCCGAGCACCGCCACAACCCCTTCCCCCACCCGCACCACAGGCGCCCTCCGCCGCCATTCCCCATACGCCCCATACGGATCCGCCCTCCTCACGGCCCCGACCAGCTCCCCCAACGCCACCCCCGCCGACCCCACACCTTCACCCATCCCCGCACCCTGTTCCGCCCACCACCGCCCCCGCCCTTCCACACGCGGCCCGCCCCAACCGGCAACGTACGGAACGCTGGCAAACCCCCGCCGCCGCCTGCCCCCCATACCGAAAGCGCCGGGTAACGCACCCTCGCTGGCTGCCGAAATTCCACAGCCCGGCCACGGGCCCGTGCCGTCAGGCACCGAACTGTGCACACGGGAAAGAAAAGCCACTCGCTCAACCTGAACCCACAACCCCCGGCCGCCGCCACGGCACCTCACCACCCAAGGCAACTCACCGACAAGCCCAAAACGGCCCAGCCACCAACGGCCCCAAACCCCACCCACCACGGCACCAACCGCCACCTCACCACCCAAGGCAACCTCACCGGGGGGCCAGGGGGGCGAAGCCCTCCCTGGCGGGGGTCCGGGGGTCCGACCCCCGGAGCAAACGCGAAAGAGGCCCGGCTTGCGATTTCCGCAAGCACGGGCCTCCTACCTCTGTAGCGGGGACAGGATTTGAACCTGCGACCTCTGGGTTATGAGCCCAGCGAGCTACCGAGCTGCTCCACCCCGCGTCGTGACACCTACCTTACGCCTGGGTTTCGGCCGGGTGCAAAGCAGGTGCCACTACCGTGTGCGAGGTCACCCGCCGGGTTGCTGCGGGGCGCCACTGCCGGACGGCGGGGTGGCGGCTTTGGCGGTCTCGTAGGCCTTTGCCGCGGCGTCGAGGGCCTGGAGAGCGGTGCCTTGGTCGGCGAAGTTGCCCGACTGTTGTGCGGCCTTCAGCTTCGCCAGCGCCGACTGGATGTCGGTCACCGCCTTGTCCAGCGCCGGGTTCGAGCCGCCCGAGTTGGCCGGCGGGGTGGTCGGCGTGGTCGGCGACGTGGATGACGTCGGCGGGGTCGACGAGGACGGTGGTGCCCCTTCGGAAGGGGTGGTCGCCGCGGCGCCGGTGCCCTTGCCGAACACCTGGTCCAGTGCCTCGTTGAGCGTCGGCGCGTAGCCGACCTTCGAGCCGAACGACACCAGGATGCGGGCGAGCTGGGGGTAGCTCGTCTGGTTGCGCTGTCTGATGTAGACAGGTTCGACGTAGAGGAATCCGTCGGCGACCGGCAGCGTGATCATGTTGCCGTAGATCGGGATCACGTTGGGATTGTTGAGCAGCGTCCTATCCTGC
The sequence above is a segment of the Amycolatopsis sp. 2-15 genome. Coding sequences within it:
- a CDS encoding cytochrome P450, giving the protein MVRAFAFLNPPDHTRLRGLAFTARTVAGLVPRVEELVGEFVERVVEAGESDLMEELAVPLPVTVIAELLGVPVADRERFGAWSGAMARAAEPGFLLGPGVAEAAAGARREFVGYFRELAAERRRAPADDLLSALVAVSDEGERLNEGELLVTLTLLLVAGHETTTNLIGNGVLALLRNQEQYAALARDQVRGAALAEGAVEEILRYDSPIQLTMRTTLTDTTLGGVELAAGTTVLVLVGAANRDPRVCEEPDRFDITRAPARYLAFGRGIHFCLGAPLARLQGRTVLRELARRAPGLRLAGEPEWAETVTLRGLRTLPVAVR
- a CDS encoding TetR/AcrR family transcriptional regulator C-terminal domain-containing protein; the encoded protein is MALTKRDIARSGLRLLNEVGLNGLTLRLIAGDLGVKAPALYWHVKNKQELLDEMATQMLADAAAERVPSHGLDDWQRLEHQARSLRDALLTYRDGAKVFSGTFLTDTSLVGPPPLQERIDAGLDPVRAARAHFAVYSFVIGFTIEEQAVYPVRGQRDERYGPEDAGAAVLADPEAGFSDGLAIVLAGVRQWLDGSSPQVEAPQSP
- a CDS encoding PadR family transcriptional regulator, whose protein sequence is MSELNATAAALLGLLHDGPATGGQLVAGADERFGAFFSVTRSQVYRELPALSKEGLVRLGKQGPRSSQQYVLTAAGKKAFKTWLTSEAGPDHLRSPLILRLVHAGSLTAKQRTALLETARGTYQVQLDEAKAATKAADGPYAKAVAEFAQAQAKAALKLLDAIPSA
- the ftsE gene encoding cell division ATP-binding protein FtsE, which produces MIRLEEVSKVYKTSTRPALERVSVEIDKGEFVFLIGPSGSGKSTFLRLLLREEVPSKGRVMVSNFDVAKLARRRVPRLRQTIGCVFQDFRLLANKTVAENVAFALEVIGKPRLTIKKVVPEVLELVGLEGKADRLPNELSGGEQQRVAIARAFVNRPLVLLADEPTGNLDPDTSQDIMLLLERINRTGTTVLMATHDHSIVDSMRRRVVELQLGRVIRDDARGVYGIGR
- the ftsX gene encoding permease-like cell division protein FtsX; the encoded protein is MRASFVFSEVLTGLRRNVTMTIAMILTTAVSLAMLGGGLLAVRTIDKMKANFLAEVEVQVSLVEDISANDKNCSQPLCSQLRESLQNNPGVESVVYENRDAAYERFKKIFASQPELLELTGPEALPASLQVKLKDPDRSAAIIAEYSGKPGVRKVDDQKKFLDRVFNVFNGVRNIAFGIALIMAIAALLLIANTIQVSAFTRRTEVGIMRLVGATRWYTQLPFLLEAVVAGVVGAVLGILFLLAAKLTFLDSVLTGEVFPQITTLELLFPVAPILLAVSVVISAITGYVTLRLYVRH
- the prfB gene encoding peptide chain release factor 2 translates to MSDEFDAALKDLTGKLTQIESVMDLDALRAQVAELESQASSPTLWDNPEEAQKVTSQLSHRQSELRRVSDLRSRLDDLGVLYELAEAEGDPGSMQEAEGDLTDLGKDVDALEVRTLLSGEYDDRNAVVTIRAEAGGVDAADWAEMLLRMYLRWAERHGYPTDVYDISYAEEAGIKSATFKVSAPYVYGTLSVEQGTHRLVRISPFDNQSRRQTSFAHVEVLPEVEEVDHVDIAEKDIRVDVYRSSGPGGQSVNTTDSAVRITHLPTGIVVSCQNEKSQLQNKAAALKVLQARLMLRKKEEERAEMDALKDGGSSWGNQMRSYVLHPYQMVKDLRTDFEVGNPSAVLDGEIDGFLEAGIRWRKQAAVA
- a CDS encoding FAD-dependent monooxygenase — protein: MNELHADVVVAGAGPTGLMLAAELRLAGVDAVVIERLSERTGLSKALNLQPRTAEMLDLRGLLPRAEERAFATVQEGHFAAVPISYAGWDTRRPYQLGIPQAQVEELLEERFAELGGKVLRGHELVGLSQDAAGVRVVTPELVLSCRYLVGCDGGRSTVRKLLDVPFEGEDGAGYGVVADVVVDRIPDRAAGTWTSMRGMVQSAGETGFCGLIPLAEPLLYRLTFGDRARRPATFGSPVTEAEVHTAFAATYGPAVIKEIRWMSRFSDASRLAAHYRVGHVLLAGDAAHIHFPAGGQGLNLGVQDAANLGWKLAAALNGFADVLDTYEPERRAVGAAVLDNVAAQNGLIPQTRAGRALRALFTTLADLPEVSHHLSGLVSGLAVRYPAPPHAHPLTGARLADFRLPDGSWASTLFHRGHHVLLTTPGADLSGLPPVPGPLSTTDLPALPLAPAALIRPDGYFAWLPVT